A genomic region of Saccopteryx bilineata isolate mSacBil1 chromosome 1, mSacBil1_pri_phased_curated, whole genome shotgun sequence contains the following coding sequences:
- the LOC136319666 gene encoding tigger transposable element-derived protein 1-like — MGPKKVSVKDDGEKKKRMMLVEVKQEIIEKHKHGIRVIELARLYDHNTSTICIILKQKDAIKSAKVTIILSQLRTNIREEMEKLLLVWVKEKELAGNIVMETVICVKACIIYGNLKKKEPSTSKEAAEDMFKASHGWFENFKTRSGILSVRHGEAASADVKATLEYITHFAVLIAREGYIPQQVFNCDETGLFWEKMLWRTFITAEEKKLPGHKPMKDRLTLALCANDSGDSSHC, encoded by the coding sequence atggggccgaagaaagtgagtgtaaaggatgatggtgagaaaaagaagaggatgaTGTTggtagaagtaaagcaagaaataatagaaaaacacaaacatggtATACGAgtaattgaactggcaaggctgtatgaccacaatacatctacaatttgtatcatccttaaacaaaaggatgctatCAAAAGCGCAAAAGtaactataattctgtcccaattaaggacaaatatccgtgaagaaatggagaagcttctgctggtgtgggtgaaagagaaagagctggcaggaaatATAGtaatggagactgtaatatgcgtaaaggcatgtattatttacggcaacttaaagaagaaagaaccatcaacctcaaaagaggcagcagaagatatgtttaaggcaagtcacggctggtttgaaaattttaagacgAGATCTGGCATCCTTtcggtgaggcatggtgaagctgcgagtgctgacgttaaggcaacTTTGGAGTACATCAcacattttgctgtgcttatcgcaagGGAAGGCTATATCcctcaacaagtgttcaactgtgatgaaacgggattgttttgggaaaaaatgctctggaggactttcatcactgcagaggagaagaagctgccaggccataaacccatgaaggaccgtctgacccttgcattgtgtgcaaatgatAGTGGTGACTctagccactgctag